One region of Polaribacter pectinis genomic DNA includes:
- the proB gene encoding glutamate 5-kinase, translating to MQKKKRILLKVGSNTLTKETNNISRGKIEDIANQIAKLKDSCEFVIVSSGAIAVAKQFVKLESKHEEVFVKQALASIGQPHLIRIYQEIFREYGLLTSQCLLSYSDFEKQESKTNIVNTINVLVSNNYIPIINENDTVATDEIKFGDNDKLAALTASLLEVNLLVIATNTDGIYTKESIKNNAPKTIETVSNFEDLRKEVVNSKSSLGTGGMESKIEAVAVAKKANIETWIVNGLKDNFITNAFENKIPFTKIK from the coding sequence ATGCAAAAAAAGAAAAGAATTTTACTAAAAGTTGGTTCTAATACTTTAACAAAAGAAACCAATAATATTTCAAGAGGGAAAATTGAAGATATTGCAAATCAGATTGCAAAATTAAAAGATTCTTGTGAGTTTGTTATTGTAAGTTCTGGTGCAATTGCAGTTGCGAAACAGTTTGTAAAATTAGAAAGTAAACACGAAGAAGTTTTTGTAAAACAAGCTTTGGCATCTATTGGTCAGCCACATTTAATTAGAATTTATCAAGAAATTTTTAGAGAATATGGTTTGTTAACTTCTCAATGCCTTCTCTCCTATTCAGATTTTGAAAAACAAGAAAGTAAAACAAATATTGTAAATACAATTAATGTTTTAGTGAGCAATAACTATATTCCTATTATCAACGAAAATGACACTGTTGCTACAGATGAAATAAAATTTGGTGATAACGATAAATTAGCCGCTTTAACAGCGTCTTTATTAGAGGTAAATTTATTAGTAATTGCTACAAATACAGATGGAATTTACACAAAAGAATCCATCAAAAATAATGCACCAAAAACGATAGAAACAGTATCAAATTTTGAAGACTTAAGAAAAGAGGTTGTCAATTCTAAATCTTCTTTGGGAACTGGGGGAATGGAATCTAAAATTGAAGCTGTTGCAGTTGCAAAAAAAGCAAATATAGAAACTTGGATTGTAAATGGTTTAAAGGATAATTTTATTACAAATGCGTTTGAAAATAAAATTCCGTTTACTAAGATAAAGTAA